From the genome of Parasteatoda tepidariorum isolate YZ-2023 chromosome X1, CAS_Ptep_4.0, whole genome shotgun sequence, one region includes:
- the LOC107456900 gene encoding zinc finger SWIM domain-containing protein 3 isoform X1, whose product MIISSLSLMETVTELETSLQTTINLSSSEADDKDVTFQPLKKKASGKSKSTITKVPKKVQRRGRKGFDRISKNLAKRYDDLYGVDEFTEDDEPKFSTNTNEATHLLPVVEVLDKYNFQYEIKPDVSKQHDDIYLQDQYMNKFFKYYPEFICVDLLCEIVNLELNLYLILSADSNGHCEIIAAGLFKSCESGLEWFCDVFKKHNLNWRKIRVIMSDKKARNNEILKGLFPEKLVFISFFHSMKALKKDLLNLDCKMTDEDINKVVKIFEQMIFSYDESNYSELLKQLKSMPPAVSTYFRKTWHQKKDSWVLNNQLYSKIFLKSFNFYLNVMRKVIRPVISTLNSVESVIKSLCFSIEKMRLKRFKNFTAIFSQPSAHQQAITYKYLKVLTAYAVELVSEQINFSLEVKNLKKLGSGKYICSSEDIVTINTCSCSFFQLLLLPCSHIFSLRRLLSLPLYVESICSIRWISSTYQRTYCDLQNIFSINFEKTYPEKPLHFDSFQRCFKISADLWPLLVLCPENVSRDHILMFQTILRAWKNGLKVSIKTDVQKETTNNSIIDSSNDNWKELYGISLKDILDSDNDFSVLPLNL is encoded by the exons ATGATTATCAGTTCACTTTCTTTAATGGAGACTGTGACAGAATTAGAAACTTCATTGCAAACTACAATTAATTTGTCATCTAGCGAAGCAGACGATAAAGATGTAACATTTCagcctttgaaaaaaaaagcatccgGTAAATCGAAATCGACGATCACTAAAGTTCCTAAAAAAGTTCAGAGGCGTGGGCGTAAGGGCTTTGATAG aatttcaaaaaatcttgcAAAGCGGTATGATGATTTATATGGAGTTGATGAGTTCACTGAAGATGATGAaccaaaattttcaactaatacAAATGAAGCAACACATCTTTTGCCAGTGGTGGAAGTATTAGACAAGTACAATTTCCAATATGAAATTAAGCCTGATGTAAGTAAACAACAtgatgatatttatttacaagaccaatacatgaataaatttttcaaatattatccAGAATTCATTTGTGTGGACTTACTTTGCGAGATAGTAAATTTAGAATTGAACTTGTATCTGATTTTAAGTGCAGATTCCAATGGCCATTGTGAAATAATTGCTGCTGGtttatttaaatcatgtgaatcTGGTTTAGAATGGTTTTGTGATGTTTTCAAGAAACATAACTTGAATTGGCGGAAAATAAGAGTTATTATGTCCGATAAAAAAGctagaaataatgaaattttgaaaggcCTTTTCccagaaaaattagtttttatatcgTTTTTTCATTCAATGAAAGCATTGAAAAAAGATCTCTTAAATCTTGATTGTAAAATGACCGACGAAGATATTaataaagttgttaaaatttttgaacaaatgatattttcataTGATGAATCAAATTATTCAGAGTTGCTGAAACAGCTGAAATCCATGCCACCTGCTGTCAGCACTTATTTTCGGAAAACTTGGCATCAGAAAAAAGATTCATGGGTATTAAATAATCAACTgtactctaaaatatttttgaaatcttttaacttttatttgaatgtgATGAGAAAGGTTATTAGACCTGTTATTAGCACTCTCAATTCTGTTGAAAGCGTCATAAAATCTCTTTGTTTTAGCATTGAAAAAATGAGATTGAAAAGATTCAAAAACTTCACAGCAATATTTTCTCAACCTTCAGCCCATCAACAAGCTATtacctataaatatttaaaagtgttaaCTGCCTATGCAGTTGAACTTGTTTctgaacaaattaatttttctttagaagtGAAAAACCTTAAAAAGTTGGGCTCTGGTAAATACATTTGTTCATCCGAAGATATTGTTACAATTAATACATGTTCTTGCAGCTTTTTTCAGTTGCTCCTTTTGCCATGCTCTCATATTTTCAGCTTAAGAAGATTACTTTCATTACCATTGTATGTTGAATCTATATGCTCAATACGTTGGATTTCTTCAACTTATCAAAGAACATACTGTgatctgcaaaatattttttcaataaattttgaaaaaacctaTCCTGAAAAACCACTTCATTTTGACAGTTTCCAaagatgctttaaaattagtGCTGATTTGTGGCCATTGCTGGTATTGTGTCCTGAAAATGTTTCTCGAGATCATATCTTAATGTTTCAAACTATCTTAAGAGCCTGGAAGAATGGTTTAAAAGTTAGTATTAAAACAGATGTACAAAAAGAAACCACAAATAATTCCATCATTGATTCATCGAATGATAATTGGAAGGAATTGTAtggtatttctttaaaagatattttggattctgataatgatttttctgttttaccattaaatttatag
- the LOC107456900 gene encoding zinc finger SWIM domain-containing protein 3 isoform X2 — protein MTMPILIISSLLISKNLAKRYDDLYGVDEFTEDDEPKFSTNTNEATHLLPVVEVLDKYNFQYEIKPDVSKQHDDIYLQDQYMNKFFKYYPEFICVDLLCEIVNLELNLYLILSADSNGHCEIIAAGLFKSCESGLEWFCDVFKKHNLNWRKIRVIMSDKKARNNEILKGLFPEKLVFISFFHSMKALKKDLLNLDCKMTDEDINKVVKIFEQMIFSYDESNYSELLKQLKSMPPAVSTYFRKTWHQKKDSWVLNNQLYSKIFLKSFNFYLNVMRKVIRPVISTLNSVESVIKSLCFSIEKMRLKRFKNFTAIFSQPSAHQQAITYKYLKVLTAYAVELVSEQINFSLEVKNLKKLGSGKYICSSEDIVTINTCSCSFFQLLLLPCSHIFSLRRLLSLPLYVESICSIRWISSTYQRTYCDLQNIFSINFEKTYPEKPLHFDSFQRCFKISADLWPLLVLCPENVSRDHILMFQTILRAWKNGLKVSIKTDVQKETTNNSIIDSSNDNWKELYGISLKDILDSDNDFSVLPLNL, from the exons ATGACAAtgccaattttaataatttcctcaCTCCT aatttcaaaaaatcttgcAAAGCGGTATGATGATTTATATGGAGTTGATGAGTTCACTGAAGATGATGAaccaaaattttcaactaatacAAATGAAGCAACACATCTTTTGCCAGTGGTGGAAGTATTAGACAAGTACAATTTCCAATATGAAATTAAGCCTGATGTAAGTAAACAACAtgatgatatttatttacaagaccaatacatgaataaatttttcaaatattatccAGAATTCATTTGTGTGGACTTACTTTGCGAGATAGTAAATTTAGAATTGAACTTGTATCTGATTTTAAGTGCAGATTCCAATGGCCATTGTGAAATAATTGCTGCTGGtttatttaaatcatgtgaatcTGGTTTAGAATGGTTTTGTGATGTTTTCAAGAAACATAACTTGAATTGGCGGAAAATAAGAGTTATTATGTCCGATAAAAAAGctagaaataatgaaattttgaaaggcCTTTTCccagaaaaattagtttttatatcgTTTTTTCATTCAATGAAAGCATTGAAAAAAGATCTCTTAAATCTTGATTGTAAAATGACCGACGAAGATATTaataaagttgttaaaatttttgaacaaatgatattttcataTGATGAATCAAATTATTCAGAGTTGCTGAAACAGCTGAAATCCATGCCACCTGCTGTCAGCACTTATTTTCGGAAAACTTGGCATCAGAAAAAAGATTCATGGGTATTAAATAATCAACTgtactctaaaatatttttgaaatcttttaacttttatttgaatgtgATGAGAAAGGTTATTAGACCTGTTATTAGCACTCTCAATTCTGTTGAAAGCGTCATAAAATCTCTTTGTTTTAGCATTGAAAAAATGAGATTGAAAAGATTCAAAAACTTCACAGCAATATTTTCTCAACCTTCAGCCCATCAACAAGCTATtacctataaatatttaaaagtgttaaCTGCCTATGCAGTTGAACTTGTTTctgaacaaattaatttttctttagaagtGAAAAACCTTAAAAAGTTGGGCTCTGGTAAATACATTTGTTCATCCGAAGATATTGTTACAATTAATACATGTTCTTGCAGCTTTTTTCAGTTGCTCCTTTTGCCATGCTCTCATATTTTCAGCTTAAGAAGATTACTTTCATTACCATTGTATGTTGAATCTATATGCTCAATACGTTGGATTTCTTCAACTTATCAAAGAACATACTGTgatctgcaaaatattttttcaataaattttgaaaaaacctaTCCTGAAAAACCACTTCATTTTGACAGTTTCCAaagatgctttaaaattagtGCTGATTTGTGGCCATTGCTGGTATTGTGTCCTGAAAATGTTTCTCGAGATCATATCTTAATGTTTCAAACTATCTTAAGAGCCTGGAAGAATGGTTTAAAAGTTAGTATTAAAACAGATGTACAAAAAGAAACCACAAATAATTCCATCATTGATTCATCGAATGATAATTGGAAGGAATTGTAtggtatttctttaaaagatattttggattctgataatgatttttctgttttaccattaaatttatag